Genomic DNA from bacterium:
GTGAGTTTCTCTGGAACAGCGGAATCTTCGTGTGGCGGGCCGATGTGATCCTGCGTCAACTCGCCGAGCATCAGCCCAAATGGTACAGCGGACTTCAGGAAATCGCCGGGGTCATCGGCACTCCCGATGAGGAAGAGATGGCGCGCCACGTGTTTGCCGCACTGAAAGGTATTTCCATTGACTATGCCGTCATGGAGCACGCGCCGCAGGTCATCGTAGTGCAGGGAACTTTCGGATGGAGTGACGTCGGAAGCTGGGATGAGATTTGGCGATTGCTGCAGCAGGATAAGGACGGAAATGCAAGCCGGGGAACGGCGCGCCTTGTGCAATCGAAAAACAACCTTGTGCTCGCCCGCGAGCGATTGATCGCGCTGGTCGGTGTGGAGGACATGATCGTGGTGGATGCCGGCGACGCGATCTTGATTTGCCCGCGCAGCGAATCACAGCGCGTTCGCGCTCTGGTAGATGAGCTCGAGAAATCGTCCGAGGATTCCTACCTGTAATGGCCATGAAACGCGATAAACTCGTTCAACATTTGGCCGATGCCGCGCGCAAGCTCGGATTGACGGTGCGCACGGAGGAAGGCAATTTCCAGGGCGGTCAGTGTCAGGTGGACGACGAGCGTTTGGTAATCCTGAACCGTCGCATGACGATGGATGAGCGCGCCGAGCTGCTGGCCGCGGTTTTAGCCACCGAACCACTTGATGACGTCTACCTGCTTCCGGAAGTGCGCGGTTACATTGAAAAGTTCGCGTCATCGGCTTCGGAAGAAACCGATGACGACGCGCACGAACTTCGCTCAAGCCACGATCAGGGAAATGAGTAGCGGACGGGAAGCGGCCGATCGGGTGGAAGAGATGCTGCGTGGATCGCGCGTGGCTCTGGCAAGAGTACTCTCGCAAATCGAAAACCGTCCACGCTCCGTGGACGGTTTGCTGAAACCGCTGGCCGGTCGCATCGGCCGTGCCGTTCGCATCGGCTTCACCGGACCTCCGGGCGCGGGAAAAAGCACTCTCGTAACGGCGTACGCCCGCTTGCTGCGGGAGTGCGATCAACGAATCGGAGTGCTGGCTGTAGACCCCACCAGCCCATTCTCGGGCGGCGCGCTGCTCGGAGATCGCGTGCGGATGAGTGCTCTCGCCTCGGACGAAAATATTTTCGTCCGTTCACTGGCAACTCGCGGTGGATTGGGAGGACTTGCCGAAGCCGCCGGTGACATGGCCGACGTTTTCGATGCGGTAGGGTACGATACGGTGATTTTCGAGACGGTGGGAGTGGGGCAGTCGGAGCTCGAAGTGGCGCAACATGCCGATTGCACGGTGGTGGTGCTCGTTCCCGAATCGGGCGATTCCATTCAAGGTATGAAAGCGGGACTCATGGAAATCGCCGACGTGTTCGTTTTGAATAAGGCGGATCGCGAGGGAGCCGACCGCTTCGCCTCCGAGCTAAGAGCGGCTATGCATCTGAAAGATTGGGGAGCATGGACGCCGCCCGTGGTGAAGACCGTGGCGGTGAAGGGGGAGGGTATTGCCGAGTTCCATGACCACGTTTCCCGCTACCTGAGTCATCTCCGCGAAACAGGTCTGCTCGCG
This window encodes:
- the meaB gene encoding methylmalonyl Co-A mutase-associated GTPase MeaB; this translates as MTTRTNFAQATIREMSSGREAADRVEEMLRGSRVALARVLSQIENRPRSVDGLLKPLAGRIGRAVRIGFTGPPGAGKSTLVTAYARLLRECDQRIGVLAVDPTSPFSGGALLGDRVRMSALASDENIFVRSLATRGGLGGLAEAAGDMADVFDAVGYDTVIFETVGVGQSELEVAQHADCTVVVLVPESGDSIQGMKAGLMEIADVFVLNKADREGADRFASELRAAMHLKDWGAWTPPVVKTVAVKGEGIAEFHDHVSRYLSHLRETGLLAKRRAARIRRRCQRLVEHRLLTDFWNDERRAALESGIRDLKSPYEISSELLKRDD